The Guyparkeria halophila DNA window CAGATCGGCCATCAGGCCGCTGTCGGCACCGTGCTCGTCAAAGGCGGGCTTGAGTTCCTCCAGGCGGGAAAACAGCTTGCCCGCCATCTCGTCATCGCGACGAAACGCCTTGGTCACGGCGAACAGGGTCACCAGGTAGCGGGTCAGCTCGAGGTCATGCGGCGCCCGCGACTTGCCGGCCAGCAGTTCGGTCAGGCGCTTCATGCCAAAACGCACGCCGGTAATCCCGCCGTAGATGCTGGCCGTGTCGGGTGCATCGAAGGCGAACAGCGAGCCGATGCTCGCCTCCAGGGCCTGGCTGTCCGCCACGCGCCCCTCGTAGGCGAGTGTCTGGATCAGCTGCACGGCCTGGGTCATGCCGGCCATGGCGATCAATTGGTCGTCGGTATCTTGTGGCATGCGTCCCGAATCGGTTGGATTGATGAATCAGTCCCGGGGCAGGG harbors:
- a CDS encoding lysogenization protein HflD produces the protein MPQDTDDQLIAMAGMTQAVQLIQTLAYEGRVADSQALEASIGSLFAFDAPDTASIYGGITGVRFGMKRLTELLAGKSRAPHDLELTRYLVTLFAVTKAFRRDDEMAGKLFSRLEELKPAFDEHGADSGLMADLNNLYRGTLSHLPQKFVINGEKHHLEDMAISASVRALLLAGVRATILFDQVGGRRWRLLFMRGKYLARAEEMVRRL